One genomic segment of Cinclus cinclus chromosome 31, bCinCin1.1, whole genome shotgun sequence includes these proteins:
- the IGSF9 gene encoding protein turtle homolog A, which yields MRWWLRAAVLSLLAGVGGSGRSEPRAVVGRVGGSAVLGCGLLGAHEARPPLYVIEWVRFGFVLPIFIKFGLYSPRVDPEYAGRVRLEEGASLRLDLLRAEDQGWYECRVLFLDRHSTDADFQNGTWIHLTVNAPPTFLETPPAFVEVRDQAALSLTCRAVGNPQPVVTWKRSDLPVQSGDTVQVRNGTLSITAVERASAGTYTCHASSKEGTVTHTTRVLVQGPPIIVVPPQNVTVNISQDAFLACQAEAYPGNLTYTWFQGSSNVFHLSHLQARVRVLVDGSLLLQRTTPDDAGKYTCTPSNGLWKPPSASAFVTVLYPAQVTTMLPETHLPKGMRGVIRCPSRANPPLLSVTWTRDGRPLELDKLPGWSVRPDGSIVIATGNDDALGLYRCTPYNSYGTAGESRPTRVLLKDPPTFTVRPKEEYFQEVGRELVIPCVAHGDPPPTVTWMKVGSMGKSSAQVDGNSSLVLHPLIKEQHGIWECTATNQVASVTTATSVHVLGTSPHAVTNVSVLPLLLAANISWEPGFDGGYFQRFSVWYTPLVTYPLRAHHDWVSLSVPAGAQHLLVENLQPDTSYQFSVLAQNKLGSGPFSQIVTSVPRGFPVTTVPPEPPAMTVHVFLSPPRALTANETVRGVLLRWDPPARASVALGGYALELRQDKGGWEVLERSIPGTDTQVLVPGLIKDAFYEFRLVAFAGSYISDPSNTVNVSTAGMEVYPSRTQLPELLPQPVLAGVIGGICFLSVAVIFSTMAACIMNRRRAARVRKRRQDPPLVFSPSKKLPPPHNAPGPGSPDSTVKLKVQPSPCRSLHRTLLWGEKAGTSLGLSIAGSRYSGYESHGREHVPLERICRGPDGRFVVETDPRPEPDPPRDPLEPYHQLPTEEEEEEEEEDEPVWHRGVSLRPQPVGQPRQGARASSHRHGRYFGYGSSSPVEEAVALSITDVSPVASAATTLPYSAVQEPPGPRHGPPWDSPPRRGSPQPATSPPVSPGPPAISGILQYLSLPFFKEMCVDGDWPPPEEPAEPPNVGALEPPASPPHTGRTLCPDCIDTSANATSPPANAALLEPPQLPVGPAKASLPGSPSWPSSPSPGPPPQPAPHLRTEALGRPLDTAPPEKVPRGSLTSQSSGRGSGSFLRPPSLAPSLGGTFLGIPLGDGGSWHSGGSAAEEGRGRMDLGAGKRRNTSVDENYEWDAEFALESELLEALQLYRGAVPARPGSSIALRDLQRHKPGSTPVSSVSAEALGTGVPPERAQSPHPEGPGARRRREGAQQRRQRVGVRGCCSERFEVATLL from the exons GCCGAGTGCGGCTGGAGGAAGGTGCCTCGCTGCGCCTGGACCTGCTGCGTGCCGAGGACCAGGGCTGGTACGAGTGCCGGGTGCTCTTCCTCGACCGGCACAGCACGGACGCCGACTTCCAGAACGGCACCTGGATCCACCTCACCGTCAACG CACCCCCCACCTTCCTGGAGACCCCCCCTGCGTTCGTAGAGGTGCGGGACCAGGCTGCACTGAGCCTCACCTGCAGGGCTGTCGGCAACCCCCAGCCTGTTGTCACCTGGAAGAGGAGTGACCTTCCTGTCCAGAGCGGGGACACGGTGCAG GTGAGGAATGGGACACTGAGCATCACCGCCGTGGAACGCGCCAGTGCGGGCACCTACACGTGCCACGCATCCAGCAAGGAGGGCACTGTCACCCACACCACCCGTGTGCTCGTGCAGG GGCCACCCATCATCGTGGTTCCACCTCAGAATGTTACTGTCAACATCTCCCAAGATGCCTTTCTGGCGTGCCAGGCTGAGGCATACCCAGGGAATCTCACCTACACCTGgttccagggcagcagcaacGTCTTCCACCTCAG CCACCTCCAGGCTCGGGTGCGTGTCCTGGTGGATGGGAGCCTCCTGCTGCAACGAACGACCCCAGATGATGCAGGGAAATACACCTGCACccccagcaatgggctctggAAGCCACCTTCTGCCTCAGCCTTCGTCACAGTGCTCT ACCCAGCGCAGGTGACCACCATGCTCCCAGAGACCCACCTGCCCAAGGGCATGCGGGGCGTGATCCGCTGCCCCTCCAGAGCCAACCCCCCGCTGCTCTCCGTCACCTGGACGAGGGACGGGCGCCCGCTGGAGCTGGACAAG ctcccCGGCTGGTCCGTGCGTCCCGACGGCTCCATTGTTATCGCGACGGGGAACGACGACGCGCTGGGGCTGTACCGCTGCACGCCCTACAACAGCTACGGCACCGCCGGCGAGTCCCGGCCCACGCGCGTCCTGCTGAAG GATCCTCCCACCTTCACGGTGCGGCCCAAGGAGGAATATTTCCAGGAGGTGGGCCGGGAGCTGGTGATTCCCTGCGTGGCTCATGGGGATCCTCCCCCCACTGTCACCTGGATGAAG GTGGGCAGCATGGGGAAAAGCAGTGCCCAGGTGGATGGGAACAGCAGCCTCGTTCTCCACCCCCTCATCAAGGAGCAGCACGGAATCTGGGAATGCACGGCCACCAACCAGGTGGCCAGTGTCACCACTGCCACCTCTGTCCATGTACTGG GTACCAGTCCCCACGCCGTCACCAACGTCTCtgtgctcccactgctgctggcagctaACATCTCCTGGGAGCcaggctttgatggaggctACTTCCAGAGGTTCAGCGTCTGGTACACCCCACT GGTGACGTACCCACTGCGAGCACACCACGACTGGGTGTCACTGTCGGTGCCAGCGGGGGCTCAACACCTTCTGGTGGAGAACCTGCAGCCAGACACCAGTTACCAGTTCAGCGTCCTGGCCCAGAACAAGCTGGGCAGTGGCCCCTTCAGCCAGATCGTCACCTCCGTGCCCAGGG GCTTCCCAGTGACCACAGTGCCTCCGGAGCCGCCAGCCATGACCGTGCACGTCTTCCTGTCCCCACCCCGGGCTCTGACGGCCAACGAGACCGTGCGTGGGGTTCTGCTGCGCTGGGACCCCCCTGCCCGTGCCTCGGTGGCCCTGGGCGGGTATGCGCTGGAGCTGCGGCAGGATAAGGgtggctgggaggtgctggagcgCTCCATCCCCGGTACTGACACCCAGGTGCTGGTGCCAGGGCTCATCAAG GACGCCTTCTATGAGTTCCGATTGGTGGCCTTTGCTGGCAGCTATATCAGCGACCCCAGCAACACAGTGAATGTCTCCACGGCAG ggatggaggtgtACCCGTCCCGCACGCAGCTGCCGGAGCTTCTGCCGCAGCCGGTGCTGGCAGGGGTCATCGGGGGAATCTGCTTCCTCAGCGTGGCCGTCATCTTCAGCACCATGGCCGCCTGCATCATGAATCGGCGCCGCGCCGCGCGCGTCCGCAAGCGCCGCCAAG ATCCACCACTCGTCTTCTCCCCCAGCAAGAAGCTTCCACCTCCACA CAACGCTCCTGGCCCTGGTAGCCCCGACAGCACGGTGAAACTGAAGGTGCAGCCGTCTCCGTGCCGAAGCCTGCACCGTACACTGCTGTGGGGTGAGAAGGCCGGCACCAGCCTGGGGCTGAGCATCGCCGGCTCCCGCTACTCCGGCTACGAGAGCCACGGCCGGGAGCACGTCCCGCTGGAGCGCATCTGCCGCGGCCCCGATGGCCGCTTCGTGGTGGAGACCGACCCGCGGCCAGAGCCGGACCCTCCGCGGGACCCTCTGGAGCCCTACCACCAGCTGCCCAccgaggaagaagaggaagaggaggaagaggacgAACCCGTGTGGCACAGGGGAGTCTCGCTGCGCCCCCAGCCCGTGGGGCAGCCCCGCCAGGGCGCCCGGGCCTCCAGCCACCGCCACGGCCGCTACTTCGGctatggcagcagcagccccgtggAGGAGGCCGTGGCGTTGAGCATCACCGACGTCAGCCCCGTGGCCTCTGCTGCCACCACCCTGCCTTACAGCGCCGTCCAGGAGCCCCCCGGGCCCCGCCACGGCCCCCCCTGGGACTCGCCGCCCCGCCGGGGCTCCCCCCAGCCGGCCACCAgccccccggtgtcccctggCCCCCCGGCTATCAGCGGGATCCTGCAGTACCTCAGCCTGCCCTTCTTCAAGGAGATGTGTGTGGATGGTGACTGGCCACCCCCAGAGGAGCCGGCAGAGCCCCCCAATGTCGGCGCCCTGGAGCCCCCCGCCAGCCCCCCACACACGGGGCGGACGCTGTGCCCGGACTGCATTGACACAAGTGCCAACGCCACCTCCCCTCCCGCCAATGCCGCACTCCTTGAGCCCCCCCAGCTTCCCGTGGGCCCTGCCAAGGCCTCACTGCCCGGCTCCCCCTCCTGGccctcttctcccagccccGGGCCTCCCCCCCAGCCAGCCCCCCATCTCCGGACTGAGGCCCTGGGGCGGCCGCTGGACACTGCGCCCCCGGAGAAGGTCCCGCGGGGCAGCCTGACCAGCCAGAGCAGTGGCCGGGGCAGCGGCTCCTTCCTGCGGCCCCCCTCGCTGGCACCGTCCTTGGGGGGCACCTTCCTGGGCATCCCTCTCGGGGACGGGGGCAGCTGGCACAGTGGGGGCtcagcagctgaggaaggacGGGGCAGGATGGATCTTGGCGCCGGGAAGAG GAGGAACACCTCGGTGGATGAGAACTACGAATGGGATGCAGAGTTCGCGCTGGAATCGGAGCTCCTGGAGGCGCTGCAGCTTTACCGGGGCGCggtcccggcccggcccggctcctCCATCGCCCTGCGGGACCTGCAGCGGCACA AGCCTGGCTCGACCCCGGTGAGCTCGGTGTCGGCGGAGGCATTGGGGACGGGGGTACCCCCGGAGCGCGCACAGAGCCCCCACCCCGAGGGGCCGGGGGCGCGGCGCCGCAGGGAGGGGGCccagcagcggcggcagcgggtGGGCGTCCGTGGGTGCTGCTCCGAGCGCTTCGAGGTGGCCACGCTGCTCTAG
- the TAGLN2 gene encoding transgelin-2, with amino-acid sequence MANRGPSYGLSREVQQKIDRQYDPELEQVLVRWILAQCGNDGGNAVAQPAPGRDGFQQWLKDGTVLCRLINSLHPRGQAPVAKIQASAMAFKQMEQISQFLQAAERYGIAATDIFQTVDLWEGKNMACVQRTLMNLGSLAVAKGDGLFVGDPNWFPKKSQENRRVFSEDKLKEGQSVIGLQMGTNRGASQAGMTGYGMPRQIL; translated from the exons ATGGCAAACCGGGGCCCATCGTAcgggctgagcagggaggtgcAGCAGAAGATTGACCGGCAGTACGACCCCGAGCTGGAGCAGGTGCTGGTGCGCTGGATCCTGGCGCAGTGTGGCAACGATGGCGGCAACGCGGTGGCACAGCCGGCGCCCGGCAGGGACGgcttccagcagtggctgaAGGATGGCACA gtCCTGTGCCGGCTCATCAACAGCCTCCACCCACGGGGACAAGCGCCCGTGGCCAAAATCCAGGCGTCAGCCATGGCCTTCAAGCAGATGGAGCAGATCTCGCAGTTTCTGCAGGCAGCTGAGCGCTACGGCATCGCAGCCACCGACATCTTCCAGACCGTGGATCTCTGGGAAG GGAAGAACATGGCGTGTGTGCAGAGGACCCTGATGAACCTgggcagcctggctgtggcCAAGGGTGACGGGCTCTTCGTGGGAGACCCCAACTGGTTCCCTAA GAAATCACAGGAGAACCGGCGTGTCTTCTCCGAGGACAAGCTGAAGGAGGGGCAGAGCGTCATCGGGCTGCAGATGGGCACCAACCGGGGCGCCTCACAGGCTGGCATGACTGGCTACGGGATGCCCCGCCAGATCCTCTGA
- the CFAP45 gene encoding LOW QUALITY PROTEIN: cilia- and flagella-associated protein 45 (The sequence of the model RefSeq protein was modified relative to this genomic sequence to represent the inferred CDS: inserted 3 bases in 2 codons; deleted 2 bases in 1 codon) yields MAAASAGTGSRSLRAGGSSRGSLLAHRRQLHPPGFQSVRXRCLPHTPQNVQLLPLTPGSSVXPTAPRPIPAERPELLPGSVGVQGAPRGGFGSQTFFFLQVTGSSNPVVISQGVPKRPRELLSFKPRLKSIQLITKDLIRDLIIPQEKPQPCLIIGEKEYERIKESARAPTDVERWDRLKTLKTRQDAAFEALKKAQMEEQRKAELEDKRDHQRDVEEELQQEEQTLVQRAMRMRLEQEEEMRELNTLFLNAKCNMILDKQVLEKRMIHKELEEEEKRLDKMLEMEREKGMEVQEELERCRKRELIRARQDIVKQMEQNAEQRALRAKELYQEGQRQLEHLEQMKREDRKAWEQKQEQKRKIFAEIRRFNVESQRLKDKEREKERLEDKRVLEHQRQKAEREAALEAEQEQQRLEKEKELARLRAMQKQAQDWQAEQDALRAKRNQEVADREWRRQEMEKTQRKAKMEQQLRQDRLEQVAQKEKHLAMQMEQDRQEFQRVLRAHQEQLEREKLQWEQRELQQHAHAEDLRRQIQELRHQRQRERAAVFEEGWQQEQEVQQRRQHLAQLRQQKLQEFRATGIPDKYCAQVERRARSQARAAPS; encoded by the exons ATGGCAGCCGCGAGTGCCGGCACAGGGTCCCGATCCCTCCGTGCCGGGGGCTCCTCCCGGGGGTCCCTCCTCGCCCACCGTCGGCAGCTTCACCCGCCGGGATTTCAGTCCGTCC GCCGGTGTCTCCCCCACACCCCGCAGAATGTCCAGCTCCTCCCGCTGACCCCCGGCTCCTCTGT CCCGACAGCCCCGCGGCCGATCCCGGCAGAGCGCCCAGAGCTCCTGCCAGGATCAGTCGGTGTCCAGGGAGCGCCACGTGGGGGGTTCGGGTCc caaacttttttttttctgcaggtcACGGGCTCCAGCAACCCTGTCGTGATCTCTCAGGGTGTGCCAAAACGTCCTCGAGAGCTGCTCTCCTTCAAACCCAGGCTCAAGTCCATCCAACTCATAACCAAGGACCTGATCCGGGACCTCAT caTTCCCCAGGAGAAGCCTCAACCATGTCTCATCATTGGAGAAAAGGAATATGAGAGGATCAAGGAATCAGCTCGAGCCCCAACAGACGTGGAGCGCTGGGACAGGCTGAAGACCCTGAAAACCAGACAGGATGCTGCTTTT gaagCCCTGAAAAAGGCCCAGATGGAGgagcagagaaaggcagaactGGAGGACAAGAGGGACCATCAGAGAGACgtggaggaggagctgcagcaggaggagcagacaCTGGTGCAGCGGGCGATGAGGatgaggctggagcaggaggaagagatgCGAGAACTGAACACG CTGTTCCTCAATGCCAAGTGCAACATGATCCTGGACAAGCAAGTCCTGGAGAAGCGGATGATCCACAAGGaactggaggaggaggagaagcgCCTGGACAAGATGTTGGAAATGGAGCGGGAGAAGGGCATGgaggtgcaggaggagctggagcgcTGCAGGAAGCGGGAGCTGATCAG agccaggcaggacaTTGTGAAGCAGATGGAGCAGAATGCAGAGCAGCGAGCACTGAGGGCCAAGGAGCTGTACCAGGAAGgccagaggcagctggagcacctggagcagatgaAGAGGGAGGATCGGAAG GCCTGGGAGCaaaaacaggaacagaaaaggaaaatctttgCTGAAATTCGACGTTTCAATGTGGAGAGCCAGAGGCTGAAGGATAAAGAGCGGgagaaggagaggctggaggacAAGCGGGTGCTGGAGCATCAGCGGCAGAAGGCT GAGCGTGAGGCTGCTttggaggcagagcaggaacaACAGCgcctggagaaggagaaggagctggcCCGGCTCAGGGCCATGCAGAAGCAGGCCCAGGactggcaggcagagcag GATGCTCTGAGAGCCAAGAGGAACCAAGAGGTTGCAGACCGGGAATGGCGGCggcaggagatggagaagaCACAGAGGAAGGCTAagatggagcagcagctgaggcaggaCCGGCTGGAGCAGGTGGCCCAGAAGGAAAAGCACTTGGCCATGCAGATGGAGCAGGACCGCCAGGAATTCCAGAGGGTGCTCAG GGcccaccaggagcagctggagcgggagaagctgcagtgggaacagagggagctccagcagcacgCCCATGCTGAAGATCTGCGGCGGCAGATCCAGGAGCTCCGGCATCAGCGGCAGCGTGAGCGGGCAGCCGTCTTTGaggagggctggcagcaggagcaggaggtcCAGCAGCGCAGGCAGCACCTCgcccagctcaggcagcagaagTTGCAGGAGTTCAG AGCCACTGGAATTCCTGACAAATATTGTGCCCAGGTGGAGCGCAGGGCCCGGAGCCAAGCCAGAGCAGCCCCTTCCTAA
- the LOC134055081 gene encoding Fc receptor-like protein 4 yields the protein MAGDTGMAGKVALLLWAQTLGLAGAQTTQLLVQPPWTPAVLWDRVTLTCQGSGTAGATTWYKDGRRWWQDGRDSFLVTESGTYTCDRPGSGRSSPVLVSNEPLVLQVPARALLEGDTVTLRCRGWSDKPVTSVRFYKDQKYLWETIHGTLLFLARLQQRNSGRYWCLGWVSSGVLRSAPVPVTVHELFSVPVLEGPPELTEGSPLNLSCLSTPSPLRPPAPLLYSFYRDGQRVGGPQGSPQLLVPAVGFSHSGNYWCQVSSEGGTVWKISARLGVTVHMPVANATITPSPPALQVRPGDPVTLRCSVQVGSAPVTFTWLYNGQELARGPLLELGDVDVGHSGTYQCMATNQMGQDGHRVFRALSPEVALEVTPQGTTGHLWITVAAGLGGSLLFLVLVVGGAVGWHRWNNMADRKQQERAPPEPPAHPEEGKVLYTHVVITQETGASPRATTLQDPQVTYAELPATHGRPRESGVIYGNVL from the exons ATGGccggggacaccgggatggCCGGGAAGGTGGCGCTTCTCCTGTGGG cccagaccCTCGGCCTCGCTG GTGCCCAGACCACCCAGCTCCTCGTGCAGCCCCCCTGGACGCCGGCGGTGCTGTGGGACCGGGTGACACTGACCTGCCAGGGCTCGGGCACCGCCGGTGCCACCACCTGGTACAAGGACGGGCGGCGCTGGTGGCAGGATGGACGCGACAGCTTCCTTGTCACTGAGAGTGGCACCTACACGTGTGACAGACCCGGCAGTGGGCGCAGCTCCCCCGTGCTGGTGTCAAATG AGccgctggtgctgcaggtgccagcacGGGCACTGCTGGAGGGGGACACGGTGACACTGCGCTGCCGGGGCTGGTCGGACAAGCCTGTCACCAGCGTGCGATTTTACAAGGACCAAAAATATCTGTGGGAGACCATCCATGGCACCCTGCTGTTCCTGGCCCGCCTCCAGCAGAGAAATAGCGGCCGCTACTGGTGCTTGGGCTGGGTGAGCTCAGGAGTGCTACGATCAGCACCGGTGCCAGTGACAGTGCACG agctcttctCTGTGCCGGTGCTGGAGGGTCCCCCCGAGCTCACCGAGGGGTCCCCCCTCAatctcagctgcctcagcacccccagccccctgcgGCCCCCAGCCCCCCTCCTGTACAGCTTCTACCGGGATGGACAGAGGGTGGGGGGCCCGCAGGGGTCCCCGCAGCTCCTGGTGCCCGCCGTGGGGTTTTCCCACTCAGGGAATTACTGGTGCCAGGTGAGCTCTGAGGGGGGGACCGTGTGGAAGATCAGCGCACGGCTCGGCGTCACGGTGCACA TGCCCGTGGCCAATGCCACCATCACCCCCAGTCCCCCGGCACTCCAGGTGCGCCCAGGTGACCCCGTGACCCTGCGCTGCTCGGTGCAGGTGGGCTCAGCCCCTGTCACCTTCACCTGGCTGTACAACGGCCAGGAGCTGGCCCGGGGTCCCCTCCTGGAGCTTGGGGACGTCGATGTGGGACATTCAGGCACCTACCAGTGTATGGCCACCAACCAGATGGGACAGGACGGGCACCGCGTGTTCCGGGCACTCAGCCCAGAGGTGGCCCTggaggtgacaccacagggaacCACTGGACACCTCTGGATCACAG TGGCCGCAGGGCTTGGCGggtccctcctcttcctggtGCTGGTCGTGGGTGGAGCTGTGGGCTGGCACCGGTGGAACAACATGG CTgacaggaagcagcaggaaag GGCCCCCCCggagcccccagcccacccagAGGAGGGGAAGGTGCTGTACACCCACGTCGTGATCACCCAGGAGACGGGGG CATCCCCCCGTGCCACCACACTCCAGGATCCCCAGGTGACCTACGCGGAGCTGCCAGCAACCCATGGGCGACCAAGGGAATCTGGGGTCATCTACGGGAATGTGCTGTGA